The segment AGGAGGCCTGTTAGAAGAAGAATTATTGGccgggctggggtgggggggcaaggCAAGGTTGGGAGGATGGGCTCTTAAAACATACCCACACAAAGAGTCACCACTCTCACCTCTCCCTTTCTGACACCTGTCCCCTTTTATCCTTTTCTGTCCCTTCTTCATCCAACTTTCACGTTCTCTTCTCTTTACCAGATTGTGCCCTCAACACACACCTCCCTGCTGTGCCTCGCATGGCTTCTGCTTTCCTTCCAGGCTTTGCACCACTTGACTTTATGtgttcttctctgtgtgtcttgcATTTGAACTCACTGTTCAGGTATAGAGTGATAAGTCCGACAAGCCCCGGGGCCTGCTCAGGCCTTTCACTGAGGTCCCAGACTCAAAGAGTCATCAGGGCCAGAATTGACTGAGTTAAGTTTCTTACGTAAAGGATGTGTAAGAGGAGGGAGTTGTATCATCGGTAAAGAAATCAAAGGTGCAGAGGTCTGAAAACTAGAATGGAGCTTAATTCAAATGTTCCCCAGAAAGACAGCAAATTTACCAATTTGTTTTCCCAGGAGGAGCACATGAGAATGTCCCCTTCTCTGTACCTATACCAGCActgttatatttaaaatcttatttctgCTGACTGGGAAggtaaaaaattatattacattgtttttatttatattacctTTAGCAGGAAGGAAcgtttccaaatatttaaagactttttatttctttcttcaaatttatgtttgtgtcccttgcttatttttctgtgGGTCTGTCCATTTTTACCTTATTAAACTGACATATCTATTTATACATAGAAGATATCAACCCTTTGTCAGTCATATATATTGCAGATGTTTCTCTTCAATTGTGTGCTTAACAAAGTGCCCTGATctaatcataatgaaaataataatggcagTTACCATTTAATCGTCAAAACAATCTTATGAGATGGAGTTTATTCAGGAGTGTTCCACCATTATCTTTCTATATGGTTATGGGTAAGTTTGCTTTTCCCTGTCAAATAAAGATGAATGGCTAAAAGCATGGCCTGTGGAATCAGACTGTCCTTGTTTCTTCCGGGGGACCACTTAGAATGTGTGTGACTTTGTACGTTACCTAAAGTCTTTATTCTTCAGTTGCTTCATCACtgaagtggagataataataatctACCTCATGGAGGTTGTtctgagaatatatatatatatatatatatatatatatatatatatatatacataatatatatatatacatatacatattttagactagtgcctggcacataagacctcaattattgttattaattattgttattacctATTAATCATCCTTGTGGTAATTATATGTGATCTTGAAAAAGTTGAACATACTTTATAAACATGAAGGTGTAGGGATTTTAAATAGTTGTCTTATCCCAAACCTGCCAGTTCTCTGGTTGCTGGAGTAAAAGGGATGCATTTCATGTACGTGACACTCCTTCCAACTTCTCAGCTACTGTTTTGGAAACCTGAGTCCTGATTATAGTGGCCTTGTGTTCGCTCCCATATATATCCATGGCTCAGGAGTTTCGGGGTAAAAACCCTGCCTTGATAGTTCTGGGACACTGTGTAGGGAATGGATGCTCTTTGACTTAAATCGAATTGTTTGGTCGCAGTGTTGTCCTTGGGAGCTCTGAATACATAGGCAgcaatgtttttttccccctaactgcAACTAGAATCAGAATGTTCTCTAACTAGAAAGAAAGCTTAGTTCATCTAATCTAGTGATATTGAAACTTTGGAACACATCAGCAAACCTAACACTCTTATAAAAACCCCACATGCTATATAGTCCTTTCTCCAACCTGTAGAACCCAAAACTTCTGGATTCGGGCTCAGGAATTTAATCACAGCTCCCAAAGTTATCAAATTTGTTAGGGTAAGGCTAAGTTGATGGAACAAAATCTCAAAGTAtagtagattttaaaaactacatatttaTGAACAGTCCTGTCTTGtcgtagaattaacccctggtcgtttacagaatgtaaaagcattttacaagactctacaagagtaagaaaagatttactgaaagtcaaagagagagagttctgtttggaactggcagaaattttgccagggcagtctgagaGAGACAGCTGCGGAGACAGAGGGGCAAGAGAGATACTGGCAGAAGTTTGCCAGGGCAGAGTCTAATGGAGACAGCTATACCAATGAGAAAGAGTTCTGGGGTATTATATCTTTCCATGCAGGATGTaggatgtcagcttgcagggggtcTGCCGTTACAATTGtgttctcctgggaactgtcctatTCCCAGCTATGATGGATGTCAGTTTGCAGGGGGCTGCAGTTGCagttgggaactgttctgttcccacctatgatggatgtGAGGTGTTTGTCAGCCTGCAGGTACAGTACTAGAcaggggattcagagccaagtggttaatgtttaagcttgttcctgccagctcacaagcccgctcctgttaactctttgcttGTCTCATCAAGTCCCAAGATGAGTAGTCCAGCTTGGCAAAATAACTCTGCTTCACAGTTATTCAGACACATGGCTTTCTTCCCTTTTGCTCTTCTGGCCATTCCTAGGACTTTATCGTCACCTACATGATTAAGGTTGAGTCACATTCATGTCTATTTTGGGGAGCTAGCTGTTCGTAAGAAAATAATCCACGGAGGAGGAGCCAGTCCAATGTCATAAGACCTGGACCTACAAGTGGCACATATCACTTCTGCTCAGAGAGCCTGGGAAAGGATGCCTGGCTGGGCAGCCCTGTGCTTCACTGTATCTCTTTGTTGTACAAGCAAGTGGAGTGGTTTTGGGTGGGCAACCTGAAAGCTTCACCACATTGGTTCTGATTCTGATGATTCTCGTCACTGAGAACCCACAGCTACCCCCACCTCCGCATTgtgtagataaggaaattgaatcccAGTGGGAAAGAAGTTACTCAAATTTGAACCAAGAGGTTGGACTGCTCTGCCATAGacatctcaccccacccccaacgcCACCCCATGTGTGGTGAGGTGGCACCAGCCCAACCACGTGGAACTATCCCTGGAATGGAACCCAGTGAACACATCTCCCTTCCAAAGCCCTGGGTTCTCTTCCAACAGAGAGAGAACTTTGGGCCCTAGGCATCTCCCTCTATCACTTTCTCCTCTGGCTGCCAAATGCAAATTGAATGCTAATTACATACCTACTTGGCCAAGCCCATAGTGATTGTTTATTTAAGCAATCACCACACTGGCAAGGAAAACCCAgctaaaagatacaaaaatatcaGCCCTACTGCTGCATGTTGGTTGATTGTCAGAGTTTGCACTTTTGATATAATGAGAATTCTGCACCAAATGTgaaaaacactaagaaaattgACATATAAAGAGTGATAATACAACAAGAAAAAGTATAACAGTGATgtggcattcatttatttaaaattaggaCATTAAAAAAGAGTGGTCTCAGGATAGAGGGAGGATGTAAGATTAGAAAACATGAGTACATAGGCACATATTAATGAACAAGATAACTGCCCATATTTTATGTAGAGTATTGAATCATAAAGACTTACAAATAAACAATTTGAAGTAATGATAAAAGTTCACTACCACATCAGAAAGCAACAAGATTGAAGACGAATTCTTCCCGGTACTTGACATAGAGTTCCTATTTCCCATCTTTCTACCTCCTCTATTCTTCCGTGGCTTGCCATTCCTCTCCCTCGGGGAATCAAGACTATGCTTGAGTAACAATTGCAGTAagtgctttatttcttccttctatagCAGCCTGTGAAGTAGATAGGGATGTGGttggaggaaggaagggctggAGCTGTTGACTGAGGTCAGGAGCTCAGGCACAGTATCTTTTCCCTCTGGCATCTTCTGGAGGACAGGCAGACCTCTGGTTGCATAGGTGGGTACTCACATTTGTGTGCACACAtcaacacacacatttctttgaaGAGAAGCAGTGAAATAATATCCCCTATGCTTATTCACTATTCCTCTGAATAATCTCGGTGGCAGTACAATTAACTTTCAATTATCTATATTGGTGTTGGGCCTTCTCTCCTTAATTCTATCAAGCTGGGTAAGCTGGGCTTCTTGGCTTTATAGCTGAGCTAGGATGGAAGTCAGTTCATggaaagtgtgtttgtgtgttgtacgtgtgttgtgtgtgtatgtgtgcacgtgtaaaagaaaaaaagagcaagtaTCTGCACTCCAGGATcagttataaattttaattgaattatccACAATTTTGGATTTTTCATTCCTCAAGTTAGTATAAGTAAACAAGTTCACTATAGTGCTGAAAGGGTAGATATGGATAATAGAAggcaataaataataatgatgatactCATATGTCCTTCTTTAGATAGACTATAGTCTCACGGCCCCGTGGGATTTATAACTTAGAGCCACTAACCAACCAGCTCATCAGAGAATGAGTTGTTAGCactgtcaatattttctttagtgagCTAACACTATGATACTGGCACCTGGGGAACAGTTTGCCCAGAGTGAGCTGGGGCATAGTGGTCTCCAGTTCTGAGCTCTCAGAGCAGCTTATGCCAAGATTCTGTCCACACTTACAGCTGAGGGCCTTGGAGACCCCACAGATCACTTTCATGGAGCCAAGAATAAAGTTGTTGCTCAACTTGCATGACCCATTAGCTTCTGAAACTTTTCTCCAGACCACCATATCATTACAATACTCTTCGTCATTACCTGTACTGTTTCCCTTAGGGAAGCCATAATGTAATCTTCTAAATGTCAACAATGAGGAAGACAGAATAACATCCTTGGACATACTAAGGCTGGTATTTTTACATAGCAGAATCAAGTTCATTAACACCGCAATGGTCTGTTTTTCATGGTCACTTTTTACCATGTCATATTGCATCTCTTCCtctgaaaattttttaattgtctcCATCTTGCTTCCTGAAGATCCTACAAGAATCAACCCCAGGCCGAGTAGCAGCAGATAAGTCTTCATCACAGATCTAGGGTAATCTCTTCTgcatagaattaaaataaagagtaaaagacaaaaataaagagaacattaaaaagaTAGCTCTCTTCTTCATGACAGCTCCCAGTATTGACTATGTAACTTAAGACTCCTACATCTGTTAATGGAAGTATTGATGAAGTGAAAAGACCCAGCTGAGTCTGAAAACCCAGCTTTAAACCCTTGCTTATCCATTAACAATTTACCTCATTTAActaacctcagtttccccatgtgaaaaaataggaaatgtgagaattatataagataatacatttaaagtgtCCAGAACCAAgtggttatttttcttcctttcctccttgtcTAAAATCTCATTGGCAGGGTCTCTAATCTTCACAGTGGGTCACAAGAATCTTACCCAACACGTTCCTCATTATTGTTACCTCTCCTACAGCCTCACACAGTACCCGGCACCTGGTAGCCATTTGAAAAAAGCCCACAATTTTTACCCCCCccctcattttttcccccaccaaTTCTTAGTCATGGTCTATCTGTCTTTACCAGTTTCTTTGGTAAGTTGATCCTGTAGAGAAAGCTTCCAGCTTGTGGCAGAGCAAGAGGTgaaattgtatttgtttcctgggAGTTTCTGTGACTGGGTCtaacagagggaaggaggggcaaAAAAGGGGTAGGTAGAATAGTATGAGATAGAAGGAGACAGTGTGGAGCCCAGGATGCTCAGAGAACTGAACGAAGTGTCCGTCTGGTGGTCAGAATCCCAGTGACCTAGGCAGCATTACTgcctcctcttctgtgaaatctTCCCTGTCTATTTATACTATAAcccaaagtgattttttttctgcgTCTTTGAAACCCTACAACATAGATTACATTGCTCTTcattttatatgttcttttttcttgtccGTTAGTTGATTCATGTTAGTCTTTTCTCCTCTTACTAAAGCTAAAAATTCCTTGAGCCTGGAACatagtttctcctttttattctgtACAGAATCAAACACTGAACAGTTATACACTGGTTTCTCAACAATCTTTATTAACAACATAGCATGGCTTGACTCGTGTAGAAAATCCTTTACTTGAGGTCAGTGCCGGACAATTCATAATGAGAATCCCAGAGAGAATGGTTATTTAAGGTGATGATTCTTTCTCTTGCTCTAGAAAgatctcattctttctctcctacTTCTAAAAGCCTCCTTCCCCTATGCTTATATCTTCAGCATTATCACACTTACCTTCTAATCACCATTCCTTGCCCTCCAATTCTTTCAAAGCACTACTTTTCTAAAAACACCACTTATAATGACATCTCTTCGGAAACCTTGAAGTATTCCTCATTGCCTATAAGAGGTAATCTAATCGCCTGAGGCCACTTGGTCAAGGCTCTCCTTGATCTAATCCCAACTACTTTTCAAGGCTCATCTCCCATTATTTTGGTATGCAAACCTTCTGTAGTCAAATCAATGTGATCCGCTCTCTCTGAATGCACCCTATTCCATCTCCCCATTGGTGCTCCTTTTTTGAATGCCTACTCTTTTCTGCCTCTTGAAATCCTTCAAAGCCCATTCTTTCTTTGACACATTTTCTTACTACTTAAGTCTACCAAACCCATTTCTCACTCCTTTGAACTTCTTACCTCTCACTTCTTATACCACTCATTTGACATTAGTATACTGGACTTgtatctttttattatatttaatttaaaaatatactgtgtgTAAAATTAGAGCACTAAAAATATATAAGCCGTAATAATTGGGTTGATTGATTATTGataaattattaagaattaaGTGGGTGTGTTCACGTGTGTGCCTTGAGCATGGTACAGattgaagggaggagggaagaaggattTAGATTGTTTCCTAAACATCCTCTACCATTGACATCAATATTAAGCTGATAGTAgggaaacagaaagacaataatgaggaaaataaacaagaagaagAGCAGTGCAGAGAGTCCCAGTTTTTCTGAAACATGTATTTCAAGTGAGCAGAATTCACAGCTACCTGGGTTTGAGTTGGGCTGCTGGGTGcccatttgaagaaaaataaacaaacccaaaCTACAAATGTCATTTGAAGTGGGCTTTGATGACaattgaatgaaaatattctaagaatAGATTCCATTGGACAGTCTCAGTTGCCTACTGACACTTCGGTGGAAGTGCATTTGTctgcaaaattttgtttttaatcagaagAAGGGAGGTTgggtgaggaaagggagaaaaatcattGGGAAGGACAATAAAGCctagagaaagaaacaggaaagagaatTAGAATTCAGAACAAAGAAACTGGCCTTAAAGGACACATTTCAGCCACTTTAAAGTTTTGCCCAGGAAATGATGTTGCTAGCAGGACCCAACAAGTTACATACTAGGGACCACCGGTTCCTGCTCAGCATCTCAGATGCTGAAGGCTCTGCTTCCTTAGTGACATCCAAAATTCTATGAAGACAACAGTGACAATGGAATTCCCATAGAGAAGTGGGTAATGAAACTCAACTGTGAGAGGGCCACCCTAAATGGGTAAGCCTTCTCCATTTACAAGGTTGCAAAGTGTCCtttactcacaattgtcacccTCCTCTCTCCATAAATCGAATCGATCAGAACTTGATGCTTACAAAAGAGTTAACAACTAGCATAGATGTACCTCCTTTTTTGATATGATCTTGAATGAAGTACAAATAAATAATGCAATCGTTGAAGTCTCTCAACTgcaaagatcagaacagaaaggGCTGGCTGAACCTCATGCATTGCTGGCGCCTGCTCTAACGCACT is part of the Rhinolophus sinicus isolate RSC01 linkage group LG03, ASM3656204v1, whole genome shotgun sequence genome and harbors:
- the RNASE11 gene encoding putative ribonuclease 11 is translated as MKTYLLLLGLGLILVGSSGSKMETIKKFSEEEMQYDMVKSDHEKQTIAVLMNLILLCKNTSLSMSKDVILSSSLLTFRRLHYGFPKGNSTGNDEEYCNDMVVWRKVSEANGSCKLSNNFILGSMKVICGVSKALSCKCGQNLGISCSESSELETTMPQLTLGKLFPRCQYHSVSSLKKILTVLTTHSLMSWLVSGSKL